Part of the Sphingomonadaceae bacterium OTU29LAMAA1 genome, GTTATCTCCGGCGAAATTGCCGCGCGCCCGCGCCGCCAGCCCGGCGTGCGCGATGTCGAGCACCTGGCCTGCGATATCGCCGAGCCGCCCGCCACCCGGCAACGGGGCATCCAGCGCCAGCCTCGGCACCGCATCACGCAGCGTCTGGCGATCCTCGATACTCCAGTCCTTCACCAGATCCCACGCGGCATTCAGCGCGTCGTCGTCGTACAGCAATCCGACCCAGAACGCCGGCAGCGCGCAAATCTTGTTCCACGGCCCACCATCCGCGCCCCGCATCTCGAGGAACGTCTTCAGACGCACTTCCGGAAAGGCGGTCGACAGATGGTCGTTCCAGTCGTCCAGCGTCGGCTTCTCGCCCGGCAGCACGCTCAATTCGCCACGCAGGAAATCGCGGAACGAGAGCCCGGCCGCATCGATGTAGCGCCCATCGCGATAGACGAAGTACATCGGCACATCGAGCATGTAATCGGCGTAGCGTTCGTACCCGAAGCCTTGCTCGAACACGAACGGCAGCATGCCTGTCCGCGCCGGATCTGTATCCGACCAGATATGGCTGCGATACGACAGGAAGCCGTTCGGCTTGCCCTCCGTAAAGGGCGAATTGGCGAACAGCGCGGTCGCCATCGGCTGCAGCGCCAGCCCGACGCGAAACTTCTTCGCCATATCCGCTTCCGACGCATAATCCAGATTGACCTGGATCGTGCACGTCCGCAGCATCATGTCGAGGCCCATGCTGCCGACGCGCGGCATGTGCCGCAGCATGATCGCGTATCGGCCCTTGGGCATGATCGGCAACTCGTCGCGCCGCTTGTCGGGCCACATGCCGAGGCCGAGAAAACCGATGCCCAGCTTCTCTCCCGCCGCCTTCACCTGTTCCAGATGCCGGCCGGTTTCGGCACAGGTCTGGTGTAAATTCTCCAGCGGCGCGCCGGACAGTTCGAACTGTCCCGCCGGTTCCAGGCTGACGCTGCCGTCCGCGCCGGTCAGCGCGATCAGGTTTCCTCCTTCCTCA contains:
- a CDS encoding glutamate--cysteine ligase gives rise to the protein MTTKTETVKNSPIIESREQLIASFARGEKPRDRWRIGTEHEKFVYRTRDHAAPSWDEAGGIRDLLIELQQYGWQAVEEGGNLIALTGADGSVSLEPAGQFELSGAPLENLHQTCAETGRHLEQVKAAGEKLGIGFLGLGMWPDKRRDELPIMPKGRYAIMLRHMPRVGSMGLDMMLRTCTIQVNLDYASEADMAKKFRVGLALQPMATALFANSPFTEGKPNGFLSYRSHIWSDTDPARTGMLPFVFEQGFGYERYADYMLDVPMYFVYRDGRYIDAAGLSFRDFLRGELSVLPGEKPTLDDWNDHLSTAFPEVRLKTFLEMRGADGGPWNKICALPAFWVGLLYDDDALNAAWDLVKDWSIEDRQTLRDAVPRLALDAPLPGGGRLGDIAGQVLDIAHAGLAARARGNFAGDNETGFLDPLREVVRSGKVPAQVLLDRYNGDWAGDLSRVYDEASF